Within the Streptomyces sp. NBC_00554 genome, the region CGGCACGGGCCGCATGCCGGGCGCCTGGTGGTCGCCGCCAATCACTCCGCCGCGCCGGGTGCCGGGTCCGCCGACACCGGGCAGGAGCCCAAGTACTACGGCGCCCACGCCATCTTCAGCGACGACGGTGGGCTGACCTGGGCGCTCGGCTTCGTCGACGACTCCTACGACGGTGTCGACAACGCGAACGAGTCCATCGCGGCCGAACTTCCCGACGGGCGGATCTACTTCAGCTCCCGTGACCAGAACGGCACGAGTGCCGGCAACCGGCTCGACTCCTACTCCAGCGACGGCGCGGAGACGCTGGACCGCCGGTACAGGGTCCAGCCCTCTCTGGACGATGTCCCTGTCGTCCAGGGCAGCGTCCTTCAGTTGCGGGGCTCGGGTGCGGGGCTGCTCTTCTCCGGGCCGTCCGTTCCCACCGCGCGCCAGTCCATGGCGATCTGGCGCAGCACGAACGGGGGTCTGACGTTCACCAAGGTGGTCACGCTGTCGCAGCAGCGGGCCGCGTACTCCGACCTCGTGCAGCTCGGGACCAGTCGAGTGGGGGTCCTCTACGAGACGGGTTCGACGGGGACGTACGAGAGGATCGAGTTCCGCCGGGTGCGGGTGGCTGACCTGCGGGGGTAGTGAGTTTTTCGCCCCCTCCGCCCCTACCCGTCCCTTGTCCCTGGGGCTCCGCCCCAGACCCCGCCAAGGGGCTCCGCCCCCTGGACCCCCGCTCCTCAAACGCCGGAGGGGCTGAATCTTTCCCCGGCTGGCGCTGAAGTCTTTCGCCCTGGCCGGGGAAGATCTTTCAGCCTGTCCGGCGTTTGAGGACGAGGCCGTCCAGGCCGAAAGCGGGGGTCTGGGGGCGGCAGCCCCCAGGTACGGGTCGGGTAGGGGCGGAGGGGGCGAAAACCCCCTACAGCAACCCCGCCGCCGCCAGATACTTCCCCACCCGCTCAACCTCCCCCTCCGACAACGCAACCTGCGGCTCCGCCGTGACCGGACAGTCGATGACCCCCCGCAGATACAGCCCCGCCTTGAAGGCTCCGAGCCCGGCGGAACTACCCCCCATCCGCGCCGGATCCCCAACCCCCACGATCCCGAACAACGCACACAACCGTTCCTGCTCGGCCCGAGCACGCCCCCAGTCCCCGTCCCGGCAGAGCCGGTACAGCCGCACGTACCCCTCGGGGTCGACATTCGCCAGCCCGGGCACGACCCCGTCGGCCCCCAGCGCGAGCGCGGAGTCGACGACGAGCTCGGACCCGGTCAGCACACTGAAGCCGGTGATGCCGGGATGCGAGCGGGCGCCCATGACGACGGAGCGGAAGCCTGCCAGGTCCCCGCTGGAGTCCTTGAGGCCGGCGAGGACACCGTCGGCGGCGAGTTCGAGCACCAGCTCGGGGCTCAGCTTGGTGTGGACGGACATCGGAAGGTCGTAGGCGAAGACGGGCAGGGGCGAGCGTGCGGCGAGGACGCGGAAGTGGCGGGCGATCTCGGCGGGGTGGGTGCGGGTGTAGAAGGGGGCGGTCACCACGACCGCGTCGGCGCCGGCCGAGGCCGCGTACTCCACGTGGTCCAGCACCCGCGGCGTCGTCATGTCGATCGCCCCGGCAAGCACGGGAAGCTGCCCGCCGACGTGCGAGACGACGGTGGAGACGACGAGCCGCCGGTGCGCGTCCGTGAGATACGCGGCCTCGGAGGAGGAGCCGAGCACGAACAGACCGTGCACCCCGCCCTCCACCAGGTGGTCCACGAGCCTGATGAGGGAGGGGACGTCCACCTCGCGGGCCGGTGTCAGGGGCGTGCAGACGGGCGGAACGACACCGGCCAGCGGGGTGGGGATCGACATCAAGGCTCCCTGGTGTGCTCGAGCGGGACGTCGGCCGTGGCGGCGGCCGGCGAGGCGGACAGCGCCTGCGTGACCAGGTCGCGCGTCGACTGACCCTCCTGCACAGGATGGTGGCACCGGTAACGGTGATCGGGGTGCGACGCGGCCGTGAAGTCCGGCATGGCACCCGCGCACACCGCGTCCGCCTTCCAGCAGCGGGTACGGAAGGGGCAGCCGGACGGCGGGCGGGTGGCCGAGGGGACGGGTCCCACCAGGGGGATGGGGTCGATGGGGTCGAGGAGGCCGGGGGCGGCTGAGAAGAGGGCCCGGGTGTACGGGTGCCGGGAGCTGTCGGTGACCTCGTGGGCCGGGGACTCCTCGACGATCCGGCCGAGGTACATCGTGATCACCCGGTCGCTCATCCTGCGTACCGTCTGGATGTCGTGCGAGACGAAGACGAGGGCGAGGCCCAGGCGTTCCTTGAGGTCCAGGAGGAGGTTGAGGATCTGGGCGCGGACCGACACGTCAAGGGCGCTCGTGGGCTCGTCGGCCACGACGAGGTCGGGGTCGAGGGCGAGGGCGCGGGCGATGGCGACGCGCTGGCGCTGGCCGCCGGAGAGCTGGCCCGGCAGGCCCTCGGCCAGGACGCGGGGCAGGCCGACCAGCTCCATCAGCTCCTTGACCCGCTCCTCGCGCCGGGCCGGCGTACCGCGCTTGTGGACGTCGAGGGGGTCCCGCAGGATCTGCCGGACCGTCAGCCGCCGGTTCAGCGCCGTCGACGGGTCCTGGAAGATCATGCCGGTGCTGCCGCCGACGGCCGTACGCCGTTCGGTGGGCGGCAGCGACCACAGGTCCCGGCCGCCGAACGTCACCGTGCCGGACGTCGGCCGCTGCACCCCCACCAGCACCTTGGCGAGTGTCGACTTGCCGCAGCCGGACTCACCGACGACGCCGACCGTCTCGCCGGGCGCGATGGTGAGGTCGGCGCCGGTGAGGGCGTACACCCGGTCGCGGGAGAAGAGGCCCCCGGTGCGGGCCTTGTGGACGACGTGGGCGTCGGCGAGTGTCACCAGCGCGTTCAGCTCGCCGTTCAATTCACCCTTCAATTCACGACCTCGCTTCCGGTCGGTTCCGGTGTCAGGTCGATCGCCGGATGGTGGCAGGCCGCCAGGTGGTAGCGGCTGCCCAGCAGGTCGGGTGCGGTGTCGCGGCACGGCTCGCTCGCCATCGGGCAGCGGTCGGCGAACCGGCAGCCCGCCGGGAAGTCCGCGGGGGAGGGCACGACGCCCTTGATCTGCGTCATCCGCTCGGCGGCCGTCTCCAGCGACAGCACGCTGCCGAGGAGTCCGCGTGTGTAGTGGTGGGCCGGCTCCTCGACGAGGTCGGCGGTCACCCCGGTCTCGACGATCTGGCCGCCGTACATGACGACCACCCGGTCGGTGACCGCCGAGATCAGCGCCAGGTCGTGGGAGACGAGGATCAGTGCGAAGTCCAGCTCCGTGCGCAGCCGCAGCAGCAGCTCCATGACCTGCGCCTGGACGGTCACGTCGAGGGCCGTCGTCGGTTCGTCGGCGACGATGAGCTTGGGGTCGCGGGACAGCGCCATGGCGATCAGTACGCGCTGGCGCTGGCCGCCGGAGAGCTCGTGCGGGTAGCTGCGCAGGGTGCGTTCGGGGTCGAGGCCGACCAGCTCCAACAGCTCCGCAGGAGTGCGCTTGCCGCCTCGCCGTACGACCTGTTTCAGCTGTGCCCGGATCGTCATCGCCGGGTTCAGGGACGACAGCGCATCCTGGTAGATCATCGCCATCTCGTGGCCGAGGAGTCTGCGCCGTACGCGCATCGGCTCGCCCACCAACTGCCGTTGGTTGAACCGGACATGGCCGCGGACCCTGGCGCCCTTCGGCTCCAGGCCCATCACCGTCAGCGCGGTCAGCGACTTGCCGCAGCCGGACTCGCCCACCAGCCCGAGCACCTCACCCGGCTGCACCTCGAAACTGATGCCGTCGACGATGTCCACACCCCCGTGGCGGGCATCGAAGCCGATGGCCAGGTTCTCGACGGCCAGGACGGGCACGGCGCCCTCGGGAAGGGGGCGGGCCCGGCTGCGCAGCCGGGCCGCTGCCTCGGTGAGCCCCGGCAGATCCAGGACCTTGCCGCTGCCGGGCTCGGGGGCCTCCAGCCGGTCCTTCGCCTCTCGTGCCGGTACGTCGCGCGCGGCGGGCGCGGCCCACGCGTCCGAGACGCCCTCGGAGAGGATGTTCAGCGACAGCACGGTGATCAGCATCAGCAGGCCCGGGAAGACGGTGGCCCACCAGCCGCCGGTGAGCACCATGTTCTTGCCGTCGGCGATGACGCTGCCCCAGGACGGGTCCGGGGGCCTGACCCCCGCGCCGATGAAGGACAGTGAGGCCTCGAAGACGATGGCCTCGGCGACCTGCACGGTGCAGAACACCAGGATGGGCGCGGCGCAGTTGATCGCCACGTGCTTGATGACGATGTGCGGGGTGCGGGCGCCGATGACGTGCTCGGCAGTGACGTAGTCCTCGCCGTACTGGTCGAGGACGTTCGCGCGTACGACCCTGGCGACGGGCGGTGTGAACAGGAACGCGATCGCGCAGATCAGCACGGTGATCCCGCCGCCGAACACGGCCACCAGGACGGCGGCCAGTGCGATGCCGGGGAACGCCATGACCACGTCCAGGCAGCGCATCAGCGTCTCGTCGACCGCCTTGCGCGAGGTCGCCGCGACCGCGCCGAGGAGTGCTCCCACGACGAGGGCGAGCGCGGTGGCGCCCAGGCCGATGGCAAGCGACCAGCGGGCGCCGTACATCAGCCGGCTCATGATGTCCCGGCCGAGGCTGTCCTGCCCCATCCAGTGCTCTGCGGACGGGGCTCCCGTGCCGCCGACGAGCGGCTGCTGGTCGAGCGGGTCGTCCGGTGCGAGCAGCGGCGCGAACACCGCCACCACGACGACGAGCGTCAGGAAGCAGACCGCGACCCGGGAGAGGAGCGGCAGCCGGCGCCAGCCGCGCAGCCGGATGCCGGGCCGGGACAGGGCCTCGGTGAGACGCTTGCGATTGAACGATGTGAACATCAGGTCGCCTCCCTCAGCCGCGGGTTGACCAGCAGATACAGGATGTCGATGACGAGGTTCACGACGACGAAGCCGGTGGCCGTGGTCAGGACGACGCCCTGGACGACCGCCGGGTCACCGTTCTTCACGGCGTCGATCATCAGCTTCCCCATGCCGGGCAGGGAGAAGATCGTCTCGATGACGACCGCCCCGCCGAGCAGGTACCCCACGCGCAGCCCGAGCACGGTGAGCGGGTTCATCAGGGCGTTGCGCAGGACGTTGCGGCCGACGACCACGTGGGGCGGCAGGCCGCTGCCGATCGCCGTGCGCACATAGTCCTTGTCGAGCTCCTCGACCACCGAGGTCCGCACGATCCTGGTGAGCTGCGCGGCGACCGGCAGCGACAGCGCGAGCGCGGGCAGCGTCATCGTCTTGAGCCAGCCGGTCAGGGAGTCGGCCGGGTTGATGTAGCCGCCGGTCGGGAACCAGCCCAGGTCGACGGCCAGGTACTGGATCATCAGCAGCGCCAGCCAGAAGCCGGGCGCCGCGACACCGGTCAGCGAGACGACCCGGATGATCTGGTCCGGCAGCCGGTCGCGGTAGATCGCCGCGGTGACCCCGCCGAGCAGCGAGAGCACCACCGCGATGCCCAGGCCAAGGAAGGTGAGCTGGAGGGTGAGCGGCAGCGCGGTGGTGATCTGTTCGAGCACCGGTGCGCCGGTCAGCGCGCTGGTGCCCAGGTCGCCGTGGAGCAGGTCCCCCAGGAAGTGGAAGTAGCGCACCGGGAACGGGTCGAGGAGCCCGTTCTGCTCCCGGAAGTCGATCAGCTGCTGCGGCGTCGGATTGGCGCCCTGGAAGAACGCGGATGCCGGATCGACGTCCGAGAACCGCATCACGATGAAGACGAAGAGCACGATCCCGAGCATCAGCGGTACGAGCAGGGCGATACGGCGGAGCAGGATCCTGGCGACGGTGACCACGTGCTGACTACCTCCGGTCTACGCCCACTTGGCTTGCAGGAGGTTGATCCCGGGGTACGGCTGTGCCCTTATCCCCGTGAGCTTCCTCGGGTCCCAGGCGGTCATCAGCTCGTTGTGCACGACCGGGTAGAGCACGGCCTGTTCGGCGACGACGTCGATGTAGTCCTGGATCATCGTCTTCTTCCGGGTGGCGTCCGGCTCCTGCGTCGCCTGGTCCATGTCCTTGAAGAGCTTCTTGGCCACGGGGTCACCGGCCCAGCGGGCGTAGCCCATCCACAGGTTCTGGGGGCCGTAGTTGTAGTGCATGATCAGGTCCGCGTCGAGGCCGAACTGGTTGGGGTTCGAGGCCGCCGCGACCACCTGGTAGTCCTGCTTCTGGTCCATCTTCGTGAAGACGGCCGTGGTCTCCTGCGGGTCGAGCGTCGTCTCGACACCGATCGCGTCCCAGGACGCCTTGATCGTGGGCAGGCAGTCGACGATCCAACTGACGTTGACCGCCATGATGTCGACCTTCAGCCCCTCGACGCCCGCGTCCGCCAGGAGCTGTTTCGCCTTCTCCGGGTCGTACGCGTAGACGGTCTTCGCCGGCCGGTAGCTCGGGTTGCCCTCGTTGAGGAACGAACTCGACGCCCTGCCGTGCCCCTTCAGTGCGACCTGGACCATCTTGTCGGTGTCGATGGCGTAGTGCAGCGCCTGGCGCACCCGCACATCGTCGAAGGGCTTGTGCTGGGTGTTGAACATCAGGAAGAGGTTGTTCATCCCCGCGCCGCCCTGGACGGTCATGCCGCCCTTCTTGAGCTGCTCGATGTTGGCGTAGGGGATGTTGTCGGCGATCGGCGCTCCGGCGCTCGCCCCCGAGATCTTCGCGACGCGCGGTGCGGCGTCCACCATCGTCAGCCAGTTCATCTTCTTGAACGCCGCTTTGCGCGGGCCGTTGTAGTCGGCGAAGGCCTCGAAGGTGGTGTTCGACTTCGGGTGGTGGGCGGTCTGCCGGTACGGTCCCGAGCCGATCGCCTTGCCCCTGATCGCCTCGTCCCAGGCGCCCGGCTGGGAGAAGACGTGCTTCGGCATGACCTTCGCGAGGGTGAGCCGGGAAACCCCTTCGGGGAAGGGGAACTTGAGGACCAGCTCGACGTTCATCGCGTCGATCTTCCTGACCTCCTTCAGCCAGCTCGCGAAGAAGCCCTTGCCGAGGGTCTGCGTCTTCGGATCGAGGATCCGGTCGAACACGAACACCACGTCGTCCGCGGTGACGGGCTTCCCGTCGTGGAACCTGGCGCCCGGGCGCAGCTCGAACTTCCAGGAGGTGCCGGTGAGGTCGGCGGGCACCTGCGTGGCGAGCGCGGCGTAGGGCTCGCGGGAGATCGGGTCCGTGTCGAGCAGGCCCTCGTAGATGTGGTTGTTGGCGGCCATCGAGAAGGCGGACGCCGTCTGCGTCGGATCCCAGCTGCCGTCGTTCCCGTAGCCGATGACGGCGGTCAGCGTGCTGTTCCCGCCGCTGCCCCCGCCGCCGGTGTCGTTCGTGGACTCCGGCCCCGCCGAGCAGGCCGACAGGGACGACGAGACGGCGGCGGCCGCGCCCAGCGCGCCGGTGTACTTCAGGAACGACCGGCGGTGCAGCGCCGGAGTGGGGGTCACGTCGCGCACGGTTCCTCCAGTGAGGAGTGGTCCAGTGAGTGGGAGATACGACGTCCTACGTCATAGGGGGCAGCGTGACCCTAAGAGGGGGCGTGAGGGGGGTCAAGGGAACACGCACGAATGGCGTATGTTCCAAAGGTGCGACCAATGGCACCTAGAAATAGGCCTAATTGACGACTTGTCAATTACTGATTGACGTTTCTTCATCCCGGAGGTGGGACGTCGGATGTCCAGCGAGCGTACGATGCGGCGCATGCCCGAGGAGACCGGTAGCCGGCGCAGGCCCGAACGCCGGTTGAGCGGCCAGATACAGCGCGAGGTGATGCAGCTGATCCTCGACCGCAAACTCCGGGCCGGCGCGCCGCTGCCGACCGAGGCGGAACTCATGGAGGACCTGGGCGTCAGCCGCAACTCCGTCCGTGAGGCCCTCAAGGCCCTCCAGGCCCTCGACATAGTCGACATAAGGCATGGATACGGCACGTACGTCGGCGAGGCATCTCTGACACCCCTGGTCGACGGACTGACCTTCCGGACCCTCGCACGGCCCAGCGACGACGCGAGCGCGCTGGCCGAGATACTCCAGGTCCGCGAGGTGCTGGAGGAGGGGCTGATCCGCCGGGTCGCCGGCACACTCTCCGAGGCCGAGCTCGACCGGCTCGAATCCGTCGTGACCCGGATGGAGACCGCGGGCCAGGAGGGCGGCCCCTTCGCCGAACTCGACCGCGAATTCCACGAGTTGCTGTACGCCTCCCTCGGCAACGCCCTCGTCCCACAGCTCCTCGGCGCCTTCTGGACCGTCTTCCGCCGCGTCTCCGGCATCCGCGGCTGGACCGACGACCCGGCACCCGAGGTCACCGTCCGCCGCCACCGCGACATCGTCACCGCCCTGCGCGCCCACGACGTGGAGGGCGCACAGCGGGCGATGGCGTTCCACTTCCGGGGCATCGAGGCGCGGGCGGCACAGGAGTCACGGGGGGTGAGCTGACGTGAGTGGAACGGCTTGGGACCCGAACGGTGCGGGAGCCGCTGGCGGTGAGCCCGTCCCCGTGACCGGGGCGACCTGGAACCCGAACGGTGCGGGCGTCCTGCGTCTGCCCTCCGGCCGGCTGGTGCGTGGCCGCGCCCTGCGCCGCCCGCTTCCGACCGAGGGCCCGTCACCGACGTACGCCGTGTATCTCCTCGGCAAGCAGCCCCCCGAAGTCCCCTGGGAGGCCCACTGGCT harbors:
- a CDS encoding dihydrodipicolinate synthase family protein, with protein sequence MSIPTPLAGVVPPVCTPLTPAREVDVPSLIRLVDHLVEGGVHGLFVLGSSSEAAYLTDAHRRLVVSTVVSHVGGQLPVLAGAIDMTTPRVLDHVEYAASAGADAVVVTAPFYTRTHPAEIARHFRVLAARSPLPVFAYDLPMSVHTKLSPELVLELAADGVLAGLKDSSGDLAGFRSVVMGARSHPGITGFSVLTGSELVVDSALALGADGVVPGLANVDPEGYVRLYRLCRDGDWGRARAEQERLCALFGIVGVGDPARMGGSSAGLGAFKAGLYLRGVIDCPVTAEPQVALSEGEVERVGKYLAAAGLL
- a CDS encoding exo-alpha-sialidase, which produces MTVMSRPAAFAAATALLTAVAGLGTGTASAGPLSSQDCTSSVPYTAGQGGYDTYRIPATVTTPARTLLAFAEGRHNGAGDSGSIDVVVRRSYDNGCTWGALRVVASGNGDTRGNPAPVVDPRTGRIVLVTSYNSGAVTEGQIMRGEVTPAQSRRVFVQTSLDDGLSFSAPRDITAEVKLPNWRWYATGPGHAVALRHGPHAGRLVVAANHSAAPGAGSADTGQEPKYYGAHAIFSDDGGLTWALGFVDDSYDGVDNANESIAAELPDGRIYFSSRDQNGTSAGNRLDSYSSDGAETLDRRYRVQPSLDDVPVVQGSVLQLRGSGAGLLFSGPSVPTARQSMAIWRSTNGGLTFTKVVTLSQQRAAYSDLVQLGTSRVGVLYETGSTGTYERIEFRRVRVADLRG
- a CDS encoding ABC transporter substrate-binding protein, producing the protein MRDVTPTPALHRRSFLKYTGALGAAAAVSSSLSACSAGPESTNDTGGGGSGGNSTLTAVIGYGNDGSWDPTQTASAFSMAANNHIYEGLLDTDPISREPYAALATQVPADLTGTSWKFELRPGARFHDGKPVTADDVVFVFDRILDPKTQTLGKGFFASWLKEVRKIDAMNVELVLKFPFPEGVSRLTLAKVMPKHVFSQPGAWDEAIRGKAIGSGPYRQTAHHPKSNTTFEAFADYNGPRKAAFKKMNWLTMVDAAPRVAKISGASAGAPIADNIPYANIEQLKKGGMTVQGGAGMNNLFLMFNTQHKPFDDVRVRQALHYAIDTDKMVQVALKGHGRASSSFLNEGNPSYRPAKTVYAYDPEKAKQLLADAGVEGLKVDIMAVNVSWIVDCLPTIKASWDAIGVETTLDPQETTAVFTKMDQKQDYQVVAAASNPNQFGLDADLIMHYNYGPQNLWMGYARWAGDPVAKKLFKDMDQATQEPDATRKKTMIQDYIDVVAEQAVLYPVVHNELMTAWDPRKLTGIRAQPYPGINLLQAKWA
- a CDS encoding oligopeptide/dipeptide ABC transporter ATP-binding protein, coding for MNALVTLADAHVVHKARTGGLFSRDRVYALTGADLTIAPGETVGVVGESGCGKSTLAKVLVGVQRPTSGTVTFGGRDLWSLPPTERRTAVGGSTGMIFQDPSTALNRRLTVRQILRDPLDVHKRGTPARREERVKELMELVGLPRVLAEGLPGQLSGGQRQRVAIARALALDPDLVVADEPTSALDVSVRAQILNLLLDLKERLGLALVFVSHDIQTVRRMSDRVITMYLGRIVEESPAHEVTDSSRHPYTRALFSAAPGLLDPIDPIPLVGPVPSATRPPSGCPFRTRCWKADAVCAGAMPDFTAASHPDHRYRCHHPVQEGQSTRDLVTQALSASPAAATADVPLEHTREP
- a CDS encoding dipeptide/oligopeptide/nickel ABC transporter permease/ATP-binding protein, with translation MFTSFNRKRLTEALSRPGIRLRGWRRLPLLSRVAVCFLTLVVVVAVFAPLLAPDDPLDQQPLVGGTGAPSAEHWMGQDSLGRDIMSRLMYGARWSLAIGLGATALALVVGALLGAVAATSRKAVDETLMRCLDVVMAFPGIALAAVLVAVFGGGITVLICAIAFLFTPPVARVVRANVLDQYGEDYVTAEHVIGARTPHIVIKHVAINCAAPILVFCTVQVAEAIVFEASLSFIGAGVRPPDPSWGSVIADGKNMVLTGGWWATVFPGLLMLITVLSLNILSEGVSDAWAAPAARDVPAREAKDRLEAPEPGSGKVLDLPGLTEAAARLRSRARPLPEGAVPVLAVENLAIGFDARHGGVDIVDGISFEVQPGEVLGLVGESGCGKSLTALTVMGLEPKGARVRGHVRFNQRQLVGEPMRVRRRLLGHEMAMIYQDALSSLNPAMTIRAQLKQVVRRGGKRTPAELLELVGLDPERTLRSYPHELSGGQRQRVLIAMALSRDPKLIVADEPTTALDVTVQAQVMELLLRLRTELDFALILVSHDLALISAVTDRVVVMYGGQIVETGVTADLVEEPAHHYTRGLLGSVLSLETAAERMTQIKGVVPSPADFPAGCRFADRCPMASEPCRDTAPDLLGSRYHLAACHHPAIDLTPEPTGSEVVN
- a CDS encoding ABC transporter permease; the protein is MVTVARILLRRIALLVPLMLGIVLFVFIVMRFSDVDPASAFFQGANPTPQQLIDFREQNGLLDPFPVRYFHFLGDLLHGDLGTSALTGAPVLEQITTALPLTLQLTFLGLGIAVVLSLLGGVTAAIYRDRLPDQIIRVVSLTGVAAPGFWLALLMIQYLAVDLGWFPTGGYINPADSLTGWLKTMTLPALALSLPVAAQLTRIVRTSVVEELDKDYVRTAIGSGLPPHVVVGRNVLRNALMNPLTVLGLRVGYLLGGAVVIETIFSLPGMGKLMIDAVKNGDPAVVQGVVLTTATGFVVVNLVIDILYLLVNPRLREAT
- a CDS encoding FadR/GntR family transcriptional regulator, producing the protein MPEETGSRRRPERRLSGQIQREVMQLILDRKLRAGAPLPTEAELMEDLGVSRNSVREALKALQALDIVDIRHGYGTYVGEASLTPLVDGLTFRTLARPSDDASALAEILQVREVLEEGLIRRVAGTLSEAELDRLESVVTRMETAGQEGGPFAELDREFHELLYASLGNALVPQLLGAFWTVFRRVSGIRGWTDDPAPEVTVRRHRDIVTALRAHDVEGAQRAMAFHFRGIEARAAQESRGVS